One Phocaeicola dorei genomic region harbors:
- the mscL gene encoding large-conductance mechanosensitive channel protein MscL translates to MGKSSFLQDFKAFAMRGNVIDMAVGVIIGGAFGKIVSSIVADVIMPPIGLLVGGVNFTDLKLQLKPAEVVDGVEKAAVTLNYGNFLQATFDFIIIAFSIFLFIRLLAKLNRKKEEVPAPAAPPAPSKEEVLLTEIRDLLKEQTDKK, encoded by the coding sequence ATGGGAAAAAGTAGCTTCTTGCAAGATTTTAAGGCGTTCGCAATGCGCGGAAACGTCATTGACATGGCAGTCGGTGTCATCATCGGTGGAGCCTTCGGTAAAATAGTATCTTCCATTGTGGCCGATGTCATCATGCCTCCCATCGGATTGCTGGTAGGTGGCGTGAACTTTACAGATTTGAAACTACAATTAAAGCCGGCCGAAGTAGTGGATGGAGTTGAAAAAGCTGCCGTAACGTTGAATTATGGCAACTTCCTACAAGCCACTTTCGACTTTATCATCATTGCTTTTTCTATATTCTTATTTATAAGATTACTTGCCAAACTGAATCGCAAGAAAGAAGAAGTCCCTGCTCCCGCTGCCCCGCCTGCCCCCAGCAAGGAGGAGGTATTACTTACAGAAATCCGTGATTTGTTGAAAGAACAAACTGACAAAAAATAA
- the miaA gene encoding tRNA (adenosine(37)-N6)-dimethylallyltransferase MiaA, protein MEKYDLITILGPTASGKTPLAAALAYKLDTEIISGDSRQVYRRMDLGTGKDLEDYIVNGQQIPYHLIDIVDPGYKYNVFEFQRDFLNAYDQVRWKEKIPILCGGTGMYLESVLKGYRLLPVPENPKLRDSLAGKSLAELTRLLSTYKKLHNSTDVDTVKRAIRAIEIEEYYKHQSAECREFPQIHSLIIGVDIARELRREKISRRLKQRLDEGMVNEVRALLDSGISSEDLIYYGLEYKYLTLYVLGELSFNEMFHQLEIAIHQFAKRQMTWFRGMERRGVTIHWLDACLPMEDKVEKIINLLHTKN, encoded by the coding sequence ATGGAAAAGTACGATTTGATAACGATATTAGGACCTACCGCTTCAGGAAAGACTCCTTTGGCAGCGGCTTTAGCTTACAAGTTGGATACCGAAATTATCAGTGGAGATAGCCGGCAGGTATATCGCCGGATGGATTTAGGTACGGGAAAAGATTTGGAAGACTATATCGTGAATGGACAGCAAATTCCTTACCATCTGATAGACATTGTAGACCCCGGATACAAATATAATGTATTTGAATTTCAACGTGATTTTTTGAATGCCTATGACCAAGTGAGATGGAAGGAAAAAATTCCTATATTATGCGGAGGTACGGGGATGTATCTTGAATCCGTGCTGAAAGGATATAGGCTGCTTCCTGTTCCAGAGAATCCTAAACTTAGGGACTCATTAGCGGGTAAATCATTAGCGGAACTCACCCGGTTGTTGTCAACTTACAAGAAACTTCATAACTCTACGGACGTAGATACTGTAAAACGAGCTATCCGGGCCATTGAAATAGAAGAGTATTACAAGCACCAATCAGCGGAATGCCGTGAGTTTCCGCAAATTCATAGTTTGATCATTGGAGTGGATATAGCCCGTGAGTTACGTCGTGAAAAAATATCCCGCCGTTTGAAGCAGCGTTTGGATGAAGGGATGGTAAACGAAGTAAGGGCTTTGTTGGATAGTGGTATTTCTTCCGAGGATTTGATTTATTACGGATTGGAATATAAGTATTTGACTTTATATGTTTTGGGTGAACTTTCTTTCAATGAAATGTTTCATCAATTGGAAATAGCTATCCATCAATTTGCCAAGCGGCAGATGACCTGGTTCCGGGGCATGGAACGGCGAGGGGTCACTATACATTGGCTGGATGCTTGCCTGCCTATGGAAGATAAGGTGGAAAAAATCATTAATTTGTTACACACTAAAAACTAA
- the gap gene encoding type I glyceraldehyde-3-phosphate dehydrogenase, which produces MIKVGINGFGRIGRFVFRAAQKRNDIQIVGINDLCPVDYLAYMLKYDTMHGQFDGTIEADVENSKLIVNGNAIRVTAERNPADLKWDAIGAEYVVESTGLFLTKEKAQAHIEAGAKYVVMSAPSKDDTPMFVCGVNEKTYVKGTQFVSNASCTTNCLAPIAKVLNDKWGITDGLMTTVHSTTATQKTVDGPSMKDWRGGRAASGNIIPSSTGAAKAVGKVIPELNGKLTGMSMRVPTLDVSVVDLTVNLAKPATYAEICAAMKEASEGELAGVLGYTEDAVVSSDFLGDTRTSIFDAKAGIALTDTFVKVVSWYDNEIGYSNKVLDLIAHMASVNC; this is translated from the coding sequence ATGATTAAAGTAGGTATTAACGGATTTGGTCGTATCGGCCGTTTTGTATTCCGTGCAGCTCAGAAAAGAAACGATATTCAGATCGTAGGTATCAATGACCTTTGCCCGGTTGATTACTTAGCATATATGTTGAAGTATGACACTATGCACGGACAATTTGACGGTACTATCGAAGCTGACGTAGAAAATAGCAAATTGATCGTGAACGGCAATGCAATCCGCGTAACAGCTGAAAGAAATCCGGCTGACTTGAAGTGGGATGCAATCGGTGCTGAATACGTAGTTGAATCTACTGGTTTGTTCTTGACTAAAGAAAAAGCTCAGGCTCATATCGAAGCTGGTGCTAAATATGTAGTTATGTCAGCTCCTTCTAAAGATGATACTCCGATGTTCGTTTGCGGTGTAAACGAAAAGACTTATGTTAAAGGTACTCAGTTCGTTTCTAATGCTTCTTGTACTACTAACTGTTTGGCTCCTATCGCTAAGGTATTGAATGACAAATGGGGTATCACTGACGGTTTGATGACTACAGTTCACTCTACAACAGCTACTCAGAAAACAGTTGACGGTCCTTCTATGAAAGACTGGAGAGGTGGTCGTGCTGCTTCTGGCAACATTATCCCTTCATCTACTGGTGCTGCTAAAGCTGTAGGTAAAGTTATTCCTGAATTGAACGGTAAATTGACTGGTATGTCAATGCGTGTTCCGACTTTGGATGTTTCTGTAGTTGACTTGACAGTTAACTTGGCTAAACCGGCTACATACGCTGAAATCTGTGCAGCTATGAAAGAAGCTTCTGAAGGTGAATTGGCTGGTGTTTTGGGTTACACTGAAGATGCAGTTGTTTCTTCTGACTTCTTGGGTGACACTCGTACTTCTATTTTCGACGCTAAAGCTGGTATCGCTTTGACTGATACTTTTGTTAAGGTGGTTTCTTGGTATGACAACGAAATCGGTTACTCTAACAAAGTATTGGATTTGATTGCTCACATGGCTTCTGTAAACTGCTAA
- a CDS encoding diacylglycerol/lipid kinase family protein, which produces MAVEPNRWGIIYNPKAGSRKTQKRWNEIRSYMENRKVVFDYVQSEGFGSVERLARTLANNGYRTIVIVGGDGAINDAINGIMTSMVEDKTNIAFGIIPNGIGNDFAKYWGLDEDNYKAAVDWIINRRLRKIDVGRCNYFDGEKHTSRYFLNAIYIGLGARIVQISDGTRRFWGIRELSFVASMFLLLFERKLYRTHLCINGEHIRGRIMTVCVGSARGYGLTPSAVPYNGWLDVSVIYRPELIQLFSGMWMLLQGRILNHKMVKPYRTRKVKVLRAQNASVSLDGRILDRHFPLEITIQPEAITLIIPN; this is translated from the coding sequence ATGGCTGTAGAACCAAACAGATGGGGGATTATTTATAATCCGAAAGCCGGAAGCCGTAAGACTCAGAAGCGTTGGAATGAGATACGTAGCTATATGGAAAACCGTAAGGTGGTTTTTGACTACGTACAGTCCGAAGGTTTTGGGTCGGTGGAACGACTCGCCCGTACCTTGGCTAATAATGGTTATCGAACTATTGTGATTGTAGGTGGAGACGGGGCGATCAATGATGCTATTAATGGTATTATGACTTCTATGGTGGAGGATAAGACAAATATCGCTTTCGGAATCATTCCTAATGGCATTGGTAATGATTTTGCCAAATATTGGGGGTTGGATGAGGATAATTATAAAGCGGCGGTAGATTGGATTATAAATCGTCGTCTGAGGAAAATTGATGTGGGGCGTTGTAATTATTTTGATGGAGAGAAACATACTTCCCGCTATTTCCTGAATGCCATATATATAGGTTTAGGTGCGCGTATTGTACAGATCTCAGATGGTACCCGCCGTTTTTGGGGAATACGTGAGTTGTCTTTTGTCGCTTCCATGTTCCTGTTGCTGTTTGAACGTAAATTGTACCGCACGCATCTTTGTATCAACGGCGAACATATTCGTGGACGTATCATGACGGTATGTGTGGGAAGTGCCCGTGGATACGGTTTGACACCTAGTGCAGTTCCTTATAATGGCTGGTTGGATGTGTCGGTCATTTATCGTCCGGAGTTAATTCAACTTTTCTCGGGTATGTGGATGCTGTTACAGGGACGTATTCTAAATCATAAAATGGTGAAACCCTATCGTACACGGAAAGTAAAAGTACTACGTGCGCAGAATGCTTCTGTCAGTTTGGACGGGCGTATTTTAGACCGCCATTTCCCTTTGGAAATTACGATCCAGCCTGAAGCTATAACTTTGATTATCCCTAATTAA